A genomic stretch from Juglans microcarpa x Juglans regia isolate MS1-56 chromosome 3S, Jm3101_v1.0, whole genome shotgun sequence includes:
- the LOC121257995 gene encoding nascent polypeptide-associated complex subunit alpha-like protein 2 — MSPGPVVEPAEPETVPQALATDDPKKDPEFQKDEVVVEDVKEDEKEDDEDDEDDDDDEDEKEDGIQGANESSKQSRSEKKSRKAMLKLGMKPVTGVSRVTIKRTKNVLFFISKPDVFKSPHSETYVIFGEAKIEDLSSQLQTQAAQQFRMPDMGSVMAKPDTSASAGVQVDEEEEEVDEAGVEPRDIDLVMTQAGVSRSKAVKALKTHSGDIVSAIMELTT; from the exons ATGTCACCTGGACCAGTGGTTGAGCCCGCCGAGCCCGAGACTGTGCCCCAGGCCCTCGCCACCGACGACCCCAAGAAGGACCCTGAATTTCAG AAAGATGAGGTTGTCGTCGAGGATGTGAAGGAGGATGAGAAGGAAGATGACGAAGATGATGAGGACGATGACGACGACGAGGATGAGAAAGAGGATGGGattcaag GTGCGAATGAGAGTTCCAAGCAGAGCAGAAGCGAAAAGAAGAGTCGCAAGGCAATGTTGAAGTTGGGTATGAAACCTGTTACTGGTGTTAGCAGGGTCACCATCAAGAGAACCAAAAAT GTcctttttttcatctcaaaaccTGATGTCTTTAAAAGCCCACATTCCGAGACGTATGTCATATTTGGAGAGGCAAAGATAGAGGATTTGAGCTCACAGCTGCAGACGCAGGCTGCCCAGCAGTTCAGGATGCCAGACATGGGATCCGTTATGGCAAAACCAGACACTTCTGCTTCTGCTGGAGTGCAGgtggatgaagaagaggaggaagttGATGAAGCTGGGGTGGAGCCTCGAGACATTGATTTGGTCATGACACAGGCAGGTGTGTCAAGGAGCAAGGCTGTCAAGGCTCTCAAGACTCACAGTGGGGACATCGTGAGTGCTATTATGGAGCTCACCACTTAA